The Acutalibacter muris genomic sequence CAGCCGGGTGTACAGGTTCGACAGGTCGCTGTCGCCAAACAGCAGGCCGGTCTTGGCCTTCTCCTCATAGCTCTTGATATAGCTCTCGCTGTTCTTGGATATTTCGTCCTCAGTCAGGGGGAGATAGTCGTTGCCCTTGCTGTCCTGTAACGGCATGGTGCTGTAGGCGTTGTGCAGCTCGGTGACCAGCTTGTTATAGTCCTCTACAAAGGCCTTTACGGTGTCGACTATCTTATCCGAATCGGAGGTGGTGGTAAAGGTTATCTTCTCCGAACCCTCGTCAAAGGTGCCCTTCAGGGTGACGGACAGGCCGTCCAGGTCGACAGTGTTGGAGGAGCGGGTCAGCTCGAGCCGCTCGCCGTTGACGGTGGCTACAAACTCCGCGTCCTTGCCCTTGGTATAGGTGCCCTTGATATCCGGGTTGACCTCGGCCTTGTCGTCCGCAATTTGGGAGGAATCCACTCTGCCAAACAGCGCCGTGCCCAGCGTCCCCCCGATATCTATCTTACTGTCCGCCCCGGTCTCCTTAGCCGTAAAGGCGAAGTTGCCGGTCATGGAGGAGTATTTCAGCTCGACCCCGGCGTCGGAGCCGTTTATCTTATCCATCACGGTCTGTATGGTGTCGTCCTCGCCGAACTGGAGCTTGGTGCCGTTTATCTCAATGGTGGCAACCTTCGCCGCCTTGTCGGCGCTGTCGACATAGTCGCCGTCCGCGTTCGTGGCCGCCTCGGTAAACAGGCCCGCCGCCGAATCGCCCAGCACCTTCTTGAGGGTCCAACTGGTCTGCAGCGTGGTGCTGTAGCCGCCCTCGCCCAGGCCCAGGGCGTTATTCACCGCGTCGCTGCCGCCCTTGATCGTCAGGGTGGAGCCGTTGTTCTCGGGGCCGGTGAACTTCAAGGAACCGTCAGCGTTGGCCTCCACCTTGACCTTGCCGTTGAACTCGCTATTAAGGCGCTCGTTCAGCGCCGTTGCAAAGGCTTCGCTCTTCTCCTGCTCCGTGCCCTTTGCGGTGTTCTTATATGTGTCGCTGTTGAAAATATCCTCAAGCTTTATGCTCTTTGTCTTTCCGTCCAGGTTCACATAGATGGTCTGGTCCTTTAGGTACTCCTCACGCCCGACGCTGTCCACCAGGTCAGCCTTCTTCACCGGGGCCTTTGACACCGCAAGGCTGCCGCGCTCGGTCTCCTCGAATATCTTCTCCATGCCCTCGCCGGACACGCCGGTTATGCGGAAATTATTGTTCTTTTTGTCGTTTATGACAACCCTGCCCGTAGCGTCCACAGAAGCCTCCAGGTAGTTGTCCGCCGAGTTGGAGCCGCTGCTGGTGGTGATCTTCGCCTCCTTGAGCTTCGCGTTGATGGCGTCGGCCATCTCCTGGGCGGAGTTAAAGACCTCGTCCTCGCCGAAGCTCAGCCTGATAGTGCTGCCGCTCTTCTTGTCGCCGCCACCGTACTCAAGGGTTATGGAGCCCGCCACCTTGCTGGTCTCCACATTTTTGTTCCACTCTATCTTGCTGGTGTCGGACCCTTTATCCACCAGATGGTTCGTGCCGACAGTATAGCTTGCGGCCTCGGCCAGCTGCTTAATTGCGTCGATAGACACGTTGCTGCTGCTCTTCCCGGTGGCGCTGACCTTGGCGGCGTTGGCACCGTTTGCCACGGTATTGATGGCCTTGGAGAAGAAGCTGGAGCTGAACAAATTCGTGCTGCTGGTATAGGAGGTGTACTTATTCAGCAGGTTGTTCATCTGGGTGATAAGGCTGCGGTACGCATCCTGTTTCCACTGCATCTGGGTCATCTTCTGCTGCAGCGAGGATATCTTGGTCTTATACCCCGCAACGCTGTTTTCAATCATCGCTTCGGTGTCCATGCCGCTGGCAAGGCCGCTTATAACGTTGCGGTTGCCGTAAAGGCTGCTGGTGCTGCTGGTGCTGTTCATTAAACTTGTTACAGAAGCCATTGATTTCACTCCTTTTTTGTGGTAACATATCTTATAGAAGGGACGGACAGGCTGTTTTTGTGGGCGATCCCCCGGGAATAATTCCCATGAAGAAAAAACCTGACAAAACTTTTAGGAACTTCTATATTTATATCGACATTAGTGTGGGAAAGATAAGAGCTTTCCGCGAAAATTTTGCATTTTGAGAGGGGCCTTCCTATGGAAAAAATCATTGCCATCACCAACCAGAAAGGCGG encodes the following:
- the fliD gene encoding flagellar filament capping protein FliD, with the translated sequence MASVTSLMNSTSSTSSLYGNRNVISGLASGMDTEAMIENSVAGYKTKISSLQQKMTQMQWKQDAYRSLITQMNNLLNKYTSYTSSTNLFSSSFFSKAINTVANGANAAKVSATGKSSSNVSIDAIKQLAEAASYTVGTNHLVDKGSDTSKIEWNKNVETSKVAGSITLEYGGGDKKSGSTIRLSFGEDEVFNSAQEMADAINAKLKEAKITTSSGSNSADNYLEASVDATGRVVINDKKNNNFRITGVSGEGMEKIFEETERGSLAVSKAPVKKADLVDSVGREEYLKDQTIYVNLDGKTKSIKLEDIFNSDTYKNTAKGTEQEKSEAFATALNERLNSEFNGKVKVEANADGSLKFTGPENNGSTLTIKGGSDAVNNALGLGEGGYSTTLQTSWTLKKVLGDSAAGLFTEAATNADGDYVDSADKAAKVATIEINGTKLQFGEDDTIQTVMDKINGSDAGVELKYSSMTGNFAFTAKETGADSKIDIGGTLGTALFGRVDSSQIADDKAEVNPDIKGTYTKGKDAEFVATVNGERLELTRSSNTVDLDGLSVTLKGTFDEGSEKITFTTTSDSDKIVDTVKAFVEDYNKLVTELHNAYSTMPLQDSKGNDYLPLTEDEISKNSESYIKSYEEKAKTGLLFGDSDLSNLYTRLTQSVQSSGEIGAALRSIGLSVEYSSSNGLSTLNLDEEKLRSALDSDPDKVKNAFTASTSTGASSNGIMAGLKSTLEMYGKTSIGSPGILVKKAGTTLSSYSLSDNEIQDKIDSLQKQIDKWQDKMSDRIDFYTNQFTRLEMLINQMNSQSSALSGMMGG